In Hevea brasiliensis isolate MT/VB/25A 57/8 chromosome 13, ASM3005281v1, whole genome shotgun sequence, a single genomic region encodes these proteins:
- the LOC110641561 gene encoding ubiquitin receptor RAD23c isoform X2 produces the protein MKILVKTLKGTTFDLEVKPEDTIADVKKNIETTQGADVYAAGQQMLIYQGKVLKDNTTIDENKVAENSFVVIMLTKNKSSAGEASTASTASTTKAPQISTQVLTSPQAPLPTLATPAPAPSPAPAPAPAPAPAPAPAPAPAPTPAPVSSATAVSETDVYGQAASNLVAGSNLEGAIQQILDMGGGTWDRDIVVRALRAAYNNPERAVEYLYSGIPEQAEVPPVTPAPVSGQVTNPPVQPQQPVQPSPIPSSGPNANPLDLFPQGVANMGSGAAGAGTLDFLRNSQQFQALRAMVQANPQILQPMLQELGKQNPHLMRLIQEHQADFLRLINEPVEGGEGNILGQLQAAMPQTVTVTPEEREAIERLEAMGFDRALVLEVFFACNKNEELAANYLLDHMHEFED, from the exons ATGAAGATTTTGGTTAAAACTCTGAAGGGCACTACCTTCGACCTCGAAGTGAAACCCGAAGACACC ATTGCTGATGTCAAAAAGAATATAGAAACTACTCAAGGGGCAGATGTTTATGCCGCTGGACAACAGATGCTTATTTATCAAGGGAAAGTCCTTAAAGATAACACAACAATCGATGAAAACAAGGTTGCTGAAAATAGTTTTGTTGTGATCATGTTAACAAAG AATAAGAGCTCAGCTGGGGAGGCCTCAACTGCATCCACTGCTTCTACAACTAAG GCACCTCAGATAAGCACCCAGGTGTTGACATCACCTCAAGCGCCTTTACCAACCTTAGCAAC GCCTGCCCCTGCCCCTTCTCCCGCCCCCGCGCCTGCTCCCGCCCCCGCTCCCGCTCCCGCTCCCGCTCCCGCTCCCGCTCCC ACTCCTGCTCCTGTTTCATCAGCTACTGCTGT GTCAGAGACTGATGTTTATGGTCAAGCAGCATCTAATCTGGTTGCGGGAAGTAACTTGGAGGGAGCAATCCAGCAAATTCTCGATATGGGTGGAGGGACTTGGGATAGAGATATTGTTGTTCGGGCTCTCCGTGCTGCTTACAACAATCCTGAGAGAGCTGTTGAATACTTGTATTCT GGTATTCCAGAGCAAGCTGAAGTTCCACCTGTGACTCCTGCCCCTGTGAGTGGTCAAGTTACAAATCCTCCAGTGCAACCTCAGCAACCTGTGCAGCCTTCACCTATTCCTTCCTCTGGACCCAATGCTAATCCTCTAGATCTTTTTCCACAG GGCGTTGCAAACATGGGTTCAGGTGCTGCAGGTGCAGGAACTCTTGATTTTTTACGGAACAGTCAACAG TTCCAAGCGTTGAGAGCTATGGTGCAGGCTAACCCACAGATATTGCAG CCTATGCTTCAAGAGTTGGGGAAACAAAATCCTCATCTAATGAGGCTTATTCAAGAGCATCAGGCTGACTTTCTTCGTCTCATCAATGAACCTGTTGAAGGTGGAGAAGG GAACATCTTGGGGCAGCTGCAAGCAGCAATGCCACAGACAGTAACAGTTACACCTGAGGAACGTGAAGCAATAGAACGT CTTGAAGCAATGGGTTTTGATCGGGCACTTGTATTAGAGGTGTTCTTTGCCTGCAACAAGAATGAGGAGCTGGCTGCGAACTACCTTCTAGATCATATGCATGAGTTTGAGGATTAA
- the LOC110641561 gene encoding ubiquitin receptor RAD23c isoform X1 gives MKILVKTLKGTTFDLEVKPEDTIADVKKNIETTQGADVYAAGQQMLIYQGKVLKDNTTIDENKVAENSFVVIMLTKNKSSAGEASTASTASTTKAPQISTQVLTSPQAPLPTLATPAPAPSPAPAPAPAPAPAPAPAPAPAPAPAPAPAPTPTPAPVSSATAVSETDVYGQAASNLVAGSNLEGAIQQILDMGGGTWDRDIVVRALRAAYNNPERAVEYLYSGIPEQAEVPPVTPAPVSGQVTNPPVQPQQPVQPSPIPSSGPNANPLDLFPQGVANMGSGAAGAGTLDFLRNSQQFQALRAMVQANPQILQPMLQELGKQNPHLMRLIQEHQADFLRLINEPVEGGEGNILGQLQAAMPQTVTVTPEEREAIERLEAMGFDRALVLEVFFACNKNEELAANYLLDHMHEFED, from the exons ATGAAGATTTTGGTTAAAACTCTGAAGGGCACTACCTTCGACCTCGAAGTGAAACCCGAAGACACC ATTGCTGATGTCAAAAAGAATATAGAAACTACTCAAGGGGCAGATGTTTATGCCGCTGGACAACAGATGCTTATTTATCAAGGGAAAGTCCTTAAAGATAACACAACAATCGATGAAAACAAGGTTGCTGAAAATAGTTTTGTTGTGATCATGTTAACAAAG AATAAGAGCTCAGCTGGGGAGGCCTCAACTGCATCCACTGCTTCTACAACTAAG GCACCTCAGATAAGCACCCAGGTGTTGACATCACCTCAAGCGCCTTTACCAACCTTAGCAAC GCCTGCCCCTGCCCCTTCTCCCGCCCCCGCGCCTGCTCCCGCCCCCGCTCCCGCTCCCGCTCCCGCTCCCGCTCCCGCTCCCGCTCCTGCTCCTGCTCCTGCTCCTACTCCTACTCCTGCTCCTGTTTCATCAGCTACTGCTGT GTCAGAGACTGATGTTTATGGTCAAGCAGCATCTAATCTGGTTGCGGGAAGTAACTTGGAGGGAGCAATCCAGCAAATTCTCGATATGGGTGGAGGGACTTGGGATAGAGATATTGTTGTTCGGGCTCTCCGTGCTGCTTACAACAATCCTGAGAGAGCTGTTGAATACTTGTATTCT GGTATTCCAGAGCAAGCTGAAGTTCCACCTGTGACTCCTGCCCCTGTGAGTGGTCAAGTTACAAATCCTCCAGTGCAACCTCAGCAACCTGTGCAGCCTTCACCTATTCCTTCCTCTGGACCCAATGCTAATCCTCTAGATCTTTTTCCACAG GGCGTTGCAAACATGGGTTCAGGTGCTGCAGGTGCAGGAACTCTTGATTTTTTACGGAACAGTCAACAG TTCCAAGCGTTGAGAGCTATGGTGCAGGCTAACCCACAGATATTGCAG CCTATGCTTCAAGAGTTGGGGAAACAAAATCCTCATCTAATGAGGCTTATTCAAGAGCATCAGGCTGACTTTCTTCGTCTCATCAATGAACCTGTTGAAGGTGGAGAAGG GAACATCTTGGGGCAGCTGCAAGCAGCAATGCCACAGACAGTAACAGTTACACCTGAGGAACGTGAAGCAATAGAACGT CTTGAAGCAATGGGTTTTGATCGGGCACTTGTATTAGAGGTGTTCTTTGCCTGCAACAAGAATGAGGAGCTGGCTGCGAACTACCTTCTAGATCATATGCATGAGTTTGAGGATTAA